In Solanum lycopersicum chromosome 5, SLM_r2.1, the following are encoded in one genomic region:
- the LOC101253282 gene encoding RNA-binding motif protein 25 isoform X4, whose translation MARPVFPPRPLGAVGIIPPLMRPPIPMMRPPIIPPVARPAAIPSITQTEKPQTTVYVGKISSTAENDFMLSLLQLCGPVRSWKRAQDPTNGSLKGFGFCEFESAEGVLRALRLLNKLNIDGQELMLNVNQATRDFLERYVEKKAENSKKPKESESEGTEKEGESALGGETNENPKTTAEPPESSTEESKQDSGDKGNKENLDAANFGLVTDEDRQADKEALEKLKDMIEERLKNKPLPPPPPPPQAPKDGSDNSYTEDLKDGEPGRDTAKNEEKNDDVNESKTSSEHDKAEISSPDHRRHDRRSRDRERDLKREKERELERYEREREQERAKREKEREYKTREDDRRYKSREKEWETREREREHWRKREREREKERAQERKWDIVEQERECEDGYRKRKHRTSDEERKRRQREKEDDLADRFKEEEEIAEAKRRADEEHQKKEQEEALKILSGHLANGREKVISYEENNLDSQDKNIETAHFNLSQGEGVAQNGTDEESVRAVTATSDMRHNSNAPTKRLEFGLSGSGKRAAVPSFFNADEDEDTQKEKKMRPLVPIDYSADEHMVQPSISVASPTMAAEFAKRISNVNAKEERPDIEKERHRRTHDRSSQRDRDRHDEETNRTRDDGRNLDHGRVRETRPDKVKTPDNQKLLDAKQLIDMIPKTKDELFSYEINWATYDKNALHERMRPWISKKITDFLGEEEPTLVDYIVSSTQEHVKATEMLERLQSILDEEAEMFVLKMWRMLIFEIKKVETGLALRPKS comes from the exons ATGGCTCGACCAGTTTTTCCTCCACGCCCACTTGGTGCAGTTGGCATTATTCCTCCCTTGATGCGCCCTCCAATCCCTATGATGCGTCCTCCAATCATTCCTCCTGTTGCCAGGCCAGCTGCCATCCCAAGCATTACTCAAACAGAGAAACCACAAACAACAGTTTATGTTGGCAAGATATCGTCCACTGCAGAAAATGATTTTATGCTTTCTCTTTTGCAG CTCTGCGGGCCTGTTAGGAGTTGGAAGCGTGCTCAAGATCCGACTAATGGATCACttaaaggttttgggttttgtGAGTTTGAGTCTGCTGAGGGGGTTCTCCGTGCATTAAGATTGCTCAACAAATTAAACATCGATGGGCAGGAGCTAATG TTAAATGTCAATCAAGCAACTCGCGATTTCCTTGAACGGTATGTTGAAAAGAAAGCAGAGAACTCAAAGAAACCCAAAGAATCTGAAAGTGAAGGCACTGAGAAAGAAGGAGAAAGTGCATTAGGTGGGGAGACAAATGAAAATCCAAAGACGACCGCTGAACCTCCTGAGTCTAGTACAGAAGAATCAAAGCAAGATAGTGGTGATAAAGGGAACAAAGAAAATCTTGATGCTGCTAACTTTGGTCTGGTCACTGACGAAGATAGGCAAGCTGACAAAGAGGCCTTGGAGAAGCTCAAGGATATGATCGAGGAAAGGCTGAAGAATAAACCATTACCACCTCCACCTCCACCTCCACAAGCACCTAAAGATGGTTCTGATAACTCATATACGGAAGACCTCAAAGATGGAGAACCAGGTAGAGATACAGCAAAAAATG aagaaaaaaatgatgatgTCAACGAAAGTAAAACTTCAAGTGAGCATGACAAGGCCGAGATTAGCTCACCGGACCATCGTAGGCATGATAGGAGAAGCAGGGATAGGGAGAGGGATTTGAAGAGGGAAAAGGAAAGGGAACTCGAAAGGTATGAGAGAGAACGTGAACAAGAACGAGccaagagagagaaggagagagAGTACAAGACCCGCGAAGATGACCGTAGGTACAAGTCCCGTGAAAAAGAGTGGGAAACAAGAGAAAGGGAGAGGGAACATTGgcgaaaaagagagagagaaagggaGAAAGAAAGGGCTCAGGAACGGAAATGGGATATAGTGGAACAAGAACGTGAATGTGAAGATGGTTATAGGAAAAGAAAACACAGGACTAGTGACGAGGAGAGGAAAAGACGgcagagagagaaggaagatgACTTGGCTGACAGgtttaaagaagaagaagagattgctGAGGCTAAGAGAAGAGCAGACGAGGAACATCAGAAAAAAGAACAGGAGGAGGCATTGAAAATCCTTTCTGGTcatctagccaatggacgtgaAAAAGTTATTTCATATGAGGAAAACAATCTTGATAGCCAAGATAAGAATATCGAGACAGCTCATTTTAATTTAAGCCAGG GTGAAGGAGTTGCACAAAATGGGACTGATGAAGAATCCGTGCGTGCAGTTACTGCAACATCAGACATGAGGCATAATAGCAATGCCCCTACAAAAAGGTTAGAATTTGGCCTCTCAGGGTCAGGAAAAAGAGctgctgtcccttctttcttcaatgcggatgaggatgaggatactcaaaaagaaaagaaaatgaggcCATTGGTTCCAATTGACTACTCAGCTGACGAACATATGGTCCAACCTTCCATCTCTGTAGCATCGCCGACTATGGCTGCAGAATTTGCAAAGCGAATTTCAAATGTCAATGCTAAAGAAGAGAGGCCTGATATAGAGAAGGAGAGACACAGAAGAACTCATGACAGATCCAGCCAGAGGGATCGGGACAGGCATGACGAGGAGACTAACCGAACCAGGGATGACGGTAGAAACCTTGATCATGGCAGAGTTCGGGAAACTAGACCTGATAAGGTTAAGACACCTGATAATCAGAAGCTTTTAGATGCAAAGCAATTGATTGACATGATTCCAAAGACCAAAGATGAGTTGTTCTCTTATGAGATAAACTGGGCTACTTATGACAAG AATGCATTACATGAAAGGATGAGACCGTGGATCAGTAAGAAGATCACTGATTTCCTTGGTGAGGAGGAGCCGACGCTGGTAGACTACATCGTCTCCAGCACTCAAGAACATGTCAAGGCAACTGAGATGCTGGAGAGGCTCCAAAGTATATTAGATGAAGAAGCTGAAATGTTTGTTCTGAAGATGTGGAGGATGCTTATATTTGAAATCAAGAAAGTTGAGACAGGTCTGGCTTTAAGGCCCAAATCCTAA
- the LOC101253282 gene encoding RNA-binding motif protein 25 isoform X2, whose translation MADSAPSPENSAVANSQPLTESDNKTSQSDPSPAPSLSSPLPPPPPLIQPYSGTPPSFRPATPPAPLPGVGVAPMFSPLPNPNLQQQTLNFPNPSVQPPGVNSVPPSMIPAPTAGAGAVQMGSAPQIMPPYAMPGQMVRPYAPMPNGYHAMPQPAPQGAMIHPGIPRYASPYTQMARPVFPPRPLGAVGIIPPLMRPPIPMMRPPIIPPVARPAAIPSITQTEKPQTTVYVGKISSTAENDFMLSLLQLCGPVRSWKRAQDPTNGSLKGFGFCEFESAEGVLRALRLLNKLNIDGQELMLNVNQATRDFLERYVEKKAENSKKPKESESEGTEKEGESALGGETNENPKTTAEPPESSTEESKQDSGDKGNKENLDAANFGLVTDEDRQADKEALEKLKDMIEERLKNKPLPPPPPPPQAPKDGSDNSYTEDLKDGEPEEKNDDVNESKTSSEHDKAEISSPDHRRHDRRSRDRERDLKREKERELERYEREREQERAKREKEREYKTREDDRRYKSREKEWETREREREHWRKREREREKERAQERKWDIVEQERECEDGYRKRKHRTSDEERKRRQREKEDDLADRFKEEEEIAEAKRRADEEHQKKEQEEALKILSGHLANGREKVISYEENNLDSQDKNIETAHFNLSQGEGVAQNGTDEESVRAVTATSDMRHNSNAPTKRLEFGLSGSGKRAAVPSFFNADEDEDTQKEKKMRPLVPIDYSADEHMVQPSISVASPTMAAEFAKRISNVNAKEERPDIEKERHRRTHDRSSQRDRDRHDEETNRTRDDGRNLDHGRVRETRPDKVKTPDNQKLLDAKQLIDMIPKTKDELFSYEINWATYDKNALHERMRPWISKKITDFLGEEEPTLVDYIVSSTQEHVKATEMLERLQSILDEEAEMFVLKMWRMLIFEIKKVETGLALRPKS comes from the exons ATGGCGGATTCAGCTCCTTCGCCGGAAAATTCCGCCGTCGCAAATTCACAACCACTGACAGAATCTGACAACAAAACCTCGCAATCAGATCCATCTCCGGCACCGTCGTTATCTTCACCTCTGCCACCACCTCCGCCGTTGATCCAGCCTTACTCCGGTACACCTCCGTCGTTTCGTCCGGCGACGCCACCAGCACCACTACCTGGTGTTGGTGTAGCTCCTATGTTCTCGCCTCTTCCTAACCCTAACTTGCAGCAGCAAACATTGAATTTTCCGAATCCTTCGGTTCAGCCTCCCGGAGTGAATTCTGTGCCGCCGTCGATGATTCCAGCACCTACAGCTGGTGCTGGAGCTGTCCAGATGGGTTCGGCGCCGCAAATTATGCCACCTTATGCTATGCCTGGACAGATGGTGAGACCATACGCTCCTATGCCTAACGGTTACCATGCTATGCCTCAACCTGCTCCACAGGGCGCCATGATTCATCCCG GAATTCCGCGTTATGCATCACCGTACACACAGATGGCTCGACCAGTTTTTCCTCCACGCCCACTTGGTGCAGTTGGCATTATTCCTCCCTTGATGCGCCCTCCAATCCCTATGATGCGTCCTCCAATCATTCCTCCTGTTGCCAGGCCAGCTGCCATCCCAAGCATTACTCAAACAGAGAAACCACAAACAACAGTTTATGTTGGCAAGATATCGTCCACTGCAGAAAATGATTTTATGCTTTCTCTTTTGCAG CTCTGCGGGCCTGTTAGGAGTTGGAAGCGTGCTCAAGATCCGACTAATGGATCACttaaaggttttgggttttgtGAGTTTGAGTCTGCTGAGGGGGTTCTCCGTGCATTAAGATTGCTCAACAAATTAAACATCGATGGGCAGGAGCTAATG TTAAATGTCAATCAAGCAACTCGCGATTTCCTTGAACGGTATGTTGAAAAGAAAGCAGAGAACTCAAAGAAACCCAAAGAATCTGAAAGTGAAGGCACTGAGAAAGAAGGAGAAAGTGCATTAGGTGGGGAGACAAATGAAAATCCAAAGACGACCGCTGAACCTCCTGAGTCTAGTACAGAAGAATCAAAGCAAGATAGTGGTGATAAAGGGAACAAAGAAAATCTTGATGCTGCTAACTTTGGTCTGGTCACTGACGAAGATAGGCAAGCTGACAAAGAGGCCTTGGAGAAGCTCAAGGATATGATCGAGGAAAGGCTGAAGAATAAACCATTACCACCTCCACCTCCACCTCCACAAGCACCTAAAGATGGTTCTGATAACTCATATACGGAAGACCTCAAAGATGGAGAACCAG aagaaaaaaatgatgatgTCAACGAAAGTAAAACTTCAAGTGAGCATGACAAGGCCGAGATTAGCTCACCGGACCATCGTAGGCATGATAGGAGAAGCAGGGATAGGGAGAGGGATTTGAAGAGGGAAAAGGAAAGGGAACTCGAAAGGTATGAGAGAGAACGTGAACAAGAACGAGccaagagagagaaggagagagAGTACAAGACCCGCGAAGATGACCGTAGGTACAAGTCCCGTGAAAAAGAGTGGGAAACAAGAGAAAGGGAGAGGGAACATTGgcgaaaaagagagagagaaagggaGAAAGAAAGGGCTCAGGAACGGAAATGGGATATAGTGGAACAAGAACGTGAATGTGAAGATGGTTATAGGAAAAGAAAACACAGGACTAGTGACGAGGAGAGGAAAAGACGgcagagagagaaggaagatgACTTGGCTGACAGgtttaaagaagaagaagagattgctGAGGCTAAGAGAAGAGCAGACGAGGAACATCAGAAAAAAGAACAGGAGGAGGCATTGAAAATCCTTTCTGGTcatctagccaatggacgtgaAAAAGTTATTTCATATGAGGAAAACAATCTTGATAGCCAAGATAAGAATATCGAGACAGCTCATTTTAATTTAAGCCAGG GTGAAGGAGTTGCACAAAATGGGACTGATGAAGAATCCGTGCGTGCAGTTACTGCAACATCAGACATGAGGCATAATAGCAATGCCCCTACAAAAAGGTTAGAATTTGGCCTCTCAGGGTCAGGAAAAAGAGctgctgtcccttctttcttcaatgcggatgaggatgaggatactcaaaaagaaaagaaaatgaggcCATTGGTTCCAATTGACTACTCAGCTGACGAACATATGGTCCAACCTTCCATCTCTGTAGCATCGCCGACTATGGCTGCAGAATTTGCAAAGCGAATTTCAAATGTCAATGCTAAAGAAGAGAGGCCTGATATAGAGAAGGAGAGACACAGAAGAACTCATGACAGATCCAGCCAGAGGGATCGGGACAGGCATGACGAGGAGACTAACCGAACCAGGGATGACGGTAGAAACCTTGATCATGGCAGAGTTCGGGAAACTAGACCTGATAAGGTTAAGACACCTGATAATCAGAAGCTTTTAGATGCAAAGCAATTGATTGACATGATTCCAAAGACCAAAGATGAGTTGTTCTCTTATGAGATAAACTGGGCTACTTATGACAAG AATGCATTACATGAAAGGATGAGACCGTGGATCAGTAAGAAGATCACTGATTTCCTTGGTGAGGAGGAGCCGACGCTGGTAGACTACATCGTCTCCAGCACTCAAGAACATGTCAAGGCAACTGAGATGCTGGAGAGGCTCCAAAGTATATTAGATGAAGAAGCTGAAATGTTTGTTCTGAAGATGTGGAGGATGCTTATATTTGAAATCAAGAAAGTTGAGACAGGTCTGGCTTTAAGGCCCAAATCCTAA
- the LOC101253282 gene encoding RNA-binding motif protein 25 isoform X5 produces MARPVFPPRPLGAVGIIPPLMRPPIPMMRPPIIPPVARPAAIPSITQTEKPQTTVYVGKISSTAENDFMLSLLQLCGPVRSWKRAQDPTNGSLKGFGFCEFESAEGVLRALRLLNKLNIDGQELMLNVNQATRDFLERYVEKKAENSKKPKESESEGTEKEGESALGGETNENPKTTAEPPESSTEESKQDSGDKGNKENLDAANFGLVTDEDRQADKEALEKLKDMIEERLKNKPLPPPPPPPQAPKDGSDNSYTEDLKDGEPEEKNDDVNESKTSSEHDKAEISSPDHRRHDRRSRDRERDLKREKERELERYEREREQERAKREKEREYKTREDDRRYKSREKEWETREREREHWRKREREREKERAQERKWDIVEQERECEDGYRKRKHRTSDEERKRRQREKEDDLADRFKEEEEIAEAKRRADEEHQKKEQEEALKILSGHLANGREKVISYEENNLDSQDKNIETAHFNLSQGEGVAQNGTDEESVRAVTATSDMRHNSNAPTKRLEFGLSGSGKRAAVPSFFNADEDEDTQKEKKMRPLVPIDYSADEHMVQPSISVASPTMAAEFAKRISNVNAKEERPDIEKERHRRTHDRSSQRDRDRHDEETNRTRDDGRNLDHGRVRETRPDKVKTPDNQKLLDAKQLIDMIPKTKDELFSYEINWATYDKNALHERMRPWISKKITDFLGEEEPTLVDYIVSSTQEHVKATEMLERLQSILDEEAEMFVLKMWRMLIFEIKKVETGLALRPKS; encoded by the exons ATGGCTCGACCAGTTTTTCCTCCACGCCCACTTGGTGCAGTTGGCATTATTCCTCCCTTGATGCGCCCTCCAATCCCTATGATGCGTCCTCCAATCATTCCTCCTGTTGCCAGGCCAGCTGCCATCCCAAGCATTACTCAAACAGAGAAACCACAAACAACAGTTTATGTTGGCAAGATATCGTCCACTGCAGAAAATGATTTTATGCTTTCTCTTTTGCAG CTCTGCGGGCCTGTTAGGAGTTGGAAGCGTGCTCAAGATCCGACTAATGGATCACttaaaggttttgggttttgtGAGTTTGAGTCTGCTGAGGGGGTTCTCCGTGCATTAAGATTGCTCAACAAATTAAACATCGATGGGCAGGAGCTAATG TTAAATGTCAATCAAGCAACTCGCGATTTCCTTGAACGGTATGTTGAAAAGAAAGCAGAGAACTCAAAGAAACCCAAAGAATCTGAAAGTGAAGGCACTGAGAAAGAAGGAGAAAGTGCATTAGGTGGGGAGACAAATGAAAATCCAAAGACGACCGCTGAACCTCCTGAGTCTAGTACAGAAGAATCAAAGCAAGATAGTGGTGATAAAGGGAACAAAGAAAATCTTGATGCTGCTAACTTTGGTCTGGTCACTGACGAAGATAGGCAAGCTGACAAAGAGGCCTTGGAGAAGCTCAAGGATATGATCGAGGAAAGGCTGAAGAATAAACCATTACCACCTCCACCTCCACCTCCACAAGCACCTAAAGATGGTTCTGATAACTCATATACGGAAGACCTCAAAGATGGAGAACCAG aagaaaaaaatgatgatgTCAACGAAAGTAAAACTTCAAGTGAGCATGACAAGGCCGAGATTAGCTCACCGGACCATCGTAGGCATGATAGGAGAAGCAGGGATAGGGAGAGGGATTTGAAGAGGGAAAAGGAAAGGGAACTCGAAAGGTATGAGAGAGAACGTGAACAAGAACGAGccaagagagagaaggagagagAGTACAAGACCCGCGAAGATGACCGTAGGTACAAGTCCCGTGAAAAAGAGTGGGAAACAAGAGAAAGGGAGAGGGAACATTGgcgaaaaagagagagagaaagggaGAAAGAAAGGGCTCAGGAACGGAAATGGGATATAGTGGAACAAGAACGTGAATGTGAAGATGGTTATAGGAAAAGAAAACACAGGACTAGTGACGAGGAGAGGAAAAGACGgcagagagagaaggaagatgACTTGGCTGACAGgtttaaagaagaagaagagattgctGAGGCTAAGAGAAGAGCAGACGAGGAACATCAGAAAAAAGAACAGGAGGAGGCATTGAAAATCCTTTCTGGTcatctagccaatggacgtgaAAAAGTTATTTCATATGAGGAAAACAATCTTGATAGCCAAGATAAGAATATCGAGACAGCTCATTTTAATTTAAGCCAGG GTGAAGGAGTTGCACAAAATGGGACTGATGAAGAATCCGTGCGTGCAGTTACTGCAACATCAGACATGAGGCATAATAGCAATGCCCCTACAAAAAGGTTAGAATTTGGCCTCTCAGGGTCAGGAAAAAGAGctgctgtcccttctttcttcaatgcggatgaggatgaggatactcaaaaagaaaagaaaatgaggcCATTGGTTCCAATTGACTACTCAGCTGACGAACATATGGTCCAACCTTCCATCTCTGTAGCATCGCCGACTATGGCTGCAGAATTTGCAAAGCGAATTTCAAATGTCAATGCTAAAGAAGAGAGGCCTGATATAGAGAAGGAGAGACACAGAAGAACTCATGACAGATCCAGCCAGAGGGATCGGGACAGGCATGACGAGGAGACTAACCGAACCAGGGATGACGGTAGAAACCTTGATCATGGCAGAGTTCGGGAAACTAGACCTGATAAGGTTAAGACACCTGATAATCAGAAGCTTTTAGATGCAAAGCAATTGATTGACATGATTCCAAAGACCAAAGATGAGTTGTTCTCTTATGAGATAAACTGGGCTACTTATGACAAG AATGCATTACATGAAAGGATGAGACCGTGGATCAGTAAGAAGATCACTGATTTCCTTGGTGAGGAGGAGCCGACGCTGGTAGACTACATCGTCTCCAGCACTCAAGAACATGTCAAGGCAACTGAGATGCTGGAGAGGCTCCAAAGTATATTAGATGAAGAAGCTGAAATGTTTGTTCTGAAGATGTGGAGGATGCTTATATTTGAAATCAAGAAAGTTGAGACAGGTCTGGCTTTAAGGCCCAAATCCTAA
- the LOC101253282 gene encoding RNA-binding motif protein 25 isoform X1 gives MADSAPSPENSAVANSQPLTESDNKTSQSDPSPAPSLSSPLPPPPPLIQPYSGTPPSFRPATPPAPLPGVGVAPMFSPLPNPNLQQQTLNFPNPSVQPPGVNSVPPSMIPAPTAGAGAVQMGSAPQIMPPYAMPGQMVRPYAPMPNGYHAMPQPAPQGAMIHPGIPRYASPYTQMARPVFPPRPLGAVGIIPPLMRPPIPMMRPPIIPPVARPAAIPSITQTEKPQTTVYVGKISSTAENDFMLSLLQLCGPVRSWKRAQDPTNGSLKGFGFCEFESAEGVLRALRLLNKLNIDGQELMLNVNQATRDFLERYVEKKAENSKKPKESESEGTEKEGESALGGETNENPKTTAEPPESSTEESKQDSGDKGNKENLDAANFGLVTDEDRQADKEALEKLKDMIEERLKNKPLPPPPPPPQAPKDGSDNSYTEDLKDGEPGRDTAKNEEKNDDVNESKTSSEHDKAEISSPDHRRHDRRSRDRERDLKREKERELERYEREREQERAKREKEREYKTREDDRRYKSREKEWETREREREHWRKREREREKERAQERKWDIVEQERECEDGYRKRKHRTSDEERKRRQREKEDDLADRFKEEEEIAEAKRRADEEHQKKEQEEALKILSGHLANGREKVISYEENNLDSQDKNIETAHFNLSQGEGVAQNGTDEESVRAVTATSDMRHNSNAPTKRLEFGLSGSGKRAAVPSFFNADEDEDTQKEKKMRPLVPIDYSADEHMVQPSISVASPTMAAEFAKRISNVNAKEERPDIEKERHRRTHDRSSQRDRDRHDEETNRTRDDGRNLDHGRVRETRPDKVKTPDNQKLLDAKQLIDMIPKTKDELFSYEINWATYDKNALHERMRPWISKKITDFLGEEEPTLVDYIVSSTQEHVKATEMLERLQSILDEEAEMFVLKMWRMLIFEIKKVETGLALRPKS, from the exons ATGGCGGATTCAGCTCCTTCGCCGGAAAATTCCGCCGTCGCAAATTCACAACCACTGACAGAATCTGACAACAAAACCTCGCAATCAGATCCATCTCCGGCACCGTCGTTATCTTCACCTCTGCCACCACCTCCGCCGTTGATCCAGCCTTACTCCGGTACACCTCCGTCGTTTCGTCCGGCGACGCCACCAGCACCACTACCTGGTGTTGGTGTAGCTCCTATGTTCTCGCCTCTTCCTAACCCTAACTTGCAGCAGCAAACATTGAATTTTCCGAATCCTTCGGTTCAGCCTCCCGGAGTGAATTCTGTGCCGCCGTCGATGATTCCAGCACCTACAGCTGGTGCTGGAGCTGTCCAGATGGGTTCGGCGCCGCAAATTATGCCACCTTATGCTATGCCTGGACAGATGGTGAGACCATACGCTCCTATGCCTAACGGTTACCATGCTATGCCTCAACCTGCTCCACAGGGCGCCATGATTCATCCCG GAATTCCGCGTTATGCATCACCGTACACACAGATGGCTCGACCAGTTTTTCCTCCACGCCCACTTGGTGCAGTTGGCATTATTCCTCCCTTGATGCGCCCTCCAATCCCTATGATGCGTCCTCCAATCATTCCTCCTGTTGCCAGGCCAGCTGCCATCCCAAGCATTACTCAAACAGAGAAACCACAAACAACAGTTTATGTTGGCAAGATATCGTCCACTGCAGAAAATGATTTTATGCTTTCTCTTTTGCAG CTCTGCGGGCCTGTTAGGAGTTGGAAGCGTGCTCAAGATCCGACTAATGGATCACttaaaggttttgggttttgtGAGTTTGAGTCTGCTGAGGGGGTTCTCCGTGCATTAAGATTGCTCAACAAATTAAACATCGATGGGCAGGAGCTAATG TTAAATGTCAATCAAGCAACTCGCGATTTCCTTGAACGGTATGTTGAAAAGAAAGCAGAGAACTCAAAGAAACCCAAAGAATCTGAAAGTGAAGGCACTGAGAAAGAAGGAGAAAGTGCATTAGGTGGGGAGACAAATGAAAATCCAAAGACGACCGCTGAACCTCCTGAGTCTAGTACAGAAGAATCAAAGCAAGATAGTGGTGATAAAGGGAACAAAGAAAATCTTGATGCTGCTAACTTTGGTCTGGTCACTGACGAAGATAGGCAAGCTGACAAAGAGGCCTTGGAGAAGCTCAAGGATATGATCGAGGAAAGGCTGAAGAATAAACCATTACCACCTCCACCTCCACCTCCACAAGCACCTAAAGATGGTTCTGATAACTCATATACGGAAGACCTCAAAGATGGAGAACCAGGTAGAGATACAGCAAAAAATG aagaaaaaaatgatgatgTCAACGAAAGTAAAACTTCAAGTGAGCATGACAAGGCCGAGATTAGCTCACCGGACCATCGTAGGCATGATAGGAGAAGCAGGGATAGGGAGAGGGATTTGAAGAGGGAAAAGGAAAGGGAACTCGAAAGGTATGAGAGAGAACGTGAACAAGAACGAGccaagagagagaaggagagagAGTACAAGACCCGCGAAGATGACCGTAGGTACAAGTCCCGTGAAAAAGAGTGGGAAACAAGAGAAAGGGAGAGGGAACATTGgcgaaaaagagagagagaaagggaGAAAGAAAGGGCTCAGGAACGGAAATGGGATATAGTGGAACAAGAACGTGAATGTGAAGATGGTTATAGGAAAAGAAAACACAGGACTAGTGACGAGGAGAGGAAAAGACGgcagagagagaaggaagatgACTTGGCTGACAGgtttaaagaagaagaagagattgctGAGGCTAAGAGAAGAGCAGACGAGGAACATCAGAAAAAAGAACAGGAGGAGGCATTGAAAATCCTTTCTGGTcatctagccaatggacgtgaAAAAGTTATTTCATATGAGGAAAACAATCTTGATAGCCAAGATAAGAATATCGAGACAGCTCATTTTAATTTAAGCCAGG GTGAAGGAGTTGCACAAAATGGGACTGATGAAGAATCCGTGCGTGCAGTTACTGCAACATCAGACATGAGGCATAATAGCAATGCCCCTACAAAAAGGTTAGAATTTGGCCTCTCAGGGTCAGGAAAAAGAGctgctgtcccttctttcttcaatgcggatgaggatgaggatactcaaaaagaaaagaaaatgaggcCATTGGTTCCAATTGACTACTCAGCTGACGAACATATGGTCCAACCTTCCATCTCTGTAGCATCGCCGACTATGGCTGCAGAATTTGCAAAGCGAATTTCAAATGTCAATGCTAAAGAAGAGAGGCCTGATATAGAGAAGGAGAGACACAGAAGAACTCATGACAGATCCAGCCAGAGGGATCGGGACAGGCATGACGAGGAGACTAACCGAACCAGGGATGACGGTAGAAACCTTGATCATGGCAGAGTTCGGGAAACTAGACCTGATAAGGTTAAGACACCTGATAATCAGAAGCTTTTAGATGCAAAGCAATTGATTGACATGATTCCAAAGACCAAAGATGAGTTGTTCTCTTATGAGATAAACTGGGCTACTTATGACAAG AATGCATTACATGAAAGGATGAGACCGTGGATCAGTAAGAAGATCACTGATTTCCTTGGTGAGGAGGAGCCGACGCTGGTAGACTACATCGTCTCCAGCACTCAAGAACATGTCAAGGCAACTGAGATGCTGGAGAGGCTCCAAAGTATATTAGATGAAGAAGCTGAAATGTTTGTTCTGAAGATGTGGAGGATGCTTATATTTGAAATCAAGAAAGTTGAGACAGGTCTGGCTTTAAGGCCCAAATCCTAA